A genomic region of Candidatus Omnitrophota bacterium contains the following coding sequences:
- a CDS encoding ABC transporter ATP-binding protein translates to MKPVIEVDNLTKRFGHFTAVDRVSFSVPRGDIFGFLGPNGSGKSTVIRMLCGLLSPTDGDARLLDFSVNDNPAEIKKHIGYMSQHFSLYRDLTVRENMRFFGRLYGLSWPKIDERQKVLCDYLGLTDYLNRQAGILSGGWKQRLALASALMHEPEIVFLDEPTAGIDPVARRELWDLLFDLSANGITFFVTTHYMDEAERCTQVAYIYLSKLIACGEPSALKLNPEVTPEGCRRLEISAQPVTRLLERFRRHPQVRSATIFGEAAHVVVEESFDENAAANYAREEGFPSADIREVSPTLEDVFVSLTLAEERRRRS, encoded by the coding sequence AAGCCCGTTATCGAAGTGGACAATCTAACCAAGCGTTTCGGCCATTTTACGGCGGTGGACCGCGTCAGTTTCAGCGTCCCGCGCGGAGACATCTTCGGTTTTCTCGGCCCCAACGGTTCAGGGAAATCGACGGTCATCCGTATGCTTTGCGGGCTGCTCTCTCCCACGGATGGCGACGCGAGATTGTTGGATTTCAGCGTGAATGACAATCCCGCCGAGATCAAAAAACATATCGGGTACATGTCCCAACATTTTAGCCTCTACCGAGATTTGACCGTACGCGAAAATATGCGCTTCTTCGGGCGTCTTTACGGATTATCCTGGCCGAAAATCGACGAACGCCAGAAGGTCCTTTGCGATTACCTGGGACTGACAGACTATCTGAATCGGCAGGCAGGGATTCTTTCGGGAGGCTGGAAGCAGCGGCTGGCGCTGGCTTCGGCGTTGATGCACGAGCCGGAAATCGTCTTTCTAGACGAACCGACGGCGGGAATCGATCCTGTGGCGCGGCGGGAATTGTGGGACCTTCTGTTCGATCTTTCCGCTAACGGCATCACGTTTTTCGTCACCACGCATTACATGGACGAAGCGGAGCGTTGCACGCAAGTCGCTTACATCTATCTTTCAAAACTGATCGCCTGCGGCGAACCATCCGCGTTGAAACTCAATCCTGAAGTAACGCCGGAAGGCTGCCGGCGCCTGGAAATTTCGGCGCAGCCGGTAACGCGGCTTTTAGAACGCTTCCGCCGCCATCCCCAAGTCCGATCCGCAACGATCTTCGGAGAGGCGGCGCACGTAGTAGTAGAAGAGTCGTTTGACGAAAACGCCGCCGCGAATTATGCGCGGGAAGAAGGTTTTCCCAGCGCAGATATAAGAGAAGTGTCGCCGACGCTAGAGGATGTTTTCGTTTCCTTGACGCTGGCGGAAGAAAGGAGGCGGCGATCATGA